A window from Aminivibrio sp. encodes these proteins:
- a CDS encoding metallophosphoesterase, which translates to MDKNWWMPLYSVLFGIYVPEEIRELKGDVVMHLADTPSTVYGALRRLVKAISPRWIVHTGDLVDDVKLELSPAELPRYRTKLEHLRRSLEGDDSPGLVFVTGNHDDESTVREMFPDSVVFRERGRIELCGEGFNLSHDRACLGEPPLRYNLFGHEPSKADLSEQGRFYLNGLLGVHIISPSLGKVYCLPYPGYVDDGRLGRRKRGL; encoded by the coding sequence ATGGATAAAAACTGGTGGATGCCGTTGTACAGCGTCTTGTTCGGAATATATGTCCCGGAGGAGATCCGGGAGCTGAAAGGTGATGTGGTCATGCACCTCGCCGATACCCCGTCGACCGTCTACGGGGCGCTGCGAAGGCTTGTGAAGGCCATTTCGCCGCGCTGGATAGTTCATACGGGCGACCTCGTCGATGATGTGAAGCTTGAACTTTCCCCGGCGGAACTGCCGAGATACAGGACCAAGCTGGAGCATCTCAGGCGATCCCTTGAAGGAGATGATTCTCCCGGCCTTGTTTTTGTCACCGGAAATCACGACGACGAATCTACGGTCAGGGAAATGTTCCCTGACAGCGTGGTCTTCAGGGAACGGGGGCGGATTGAACTCTGCGGAGAGGGGTTCAACCTCAGCCATGACAGGGCCTGCCTGGGGGAGCCGCCCCTCAGGTACAATCTTTTCGGCCATGAGCCGTCCAAAGCGGATCTTTCCGAACAGGGGCGCTTTTATTTAAACGGGCTTCTGGGCGTGCATATCATTTCTCCTTCCCTGGGAAAGGTGTACTGCCTACCCTATCCAGGGTACGTGGATGACGGACGGTTGGGACGGAGAAAAAGGGGTTTGTGA
- a CDS encoding stage V sporulation protein S, whose product MEVLKVSAKSQPKSVAGAIAAVLREKGAVEVQAVGAGAVNQSVKSIAIARGYVAPNGIDLICIPAFSKISIDDEERTAIRFQLESR is encoded by the coding sequence ATGGAAGTTCTCAAGGTCTCTGCCAAGTCACAGCCCAAGTCCGTTGCGGGGGCCATAGCTGCGGTGCTCCGGGAAAAAGGGGCCGTGGAGGTACAGGCAGTAGGCGCAGGTGCGGTCAACCAATCGGTGAAGTCCATTGCCATAGCCCGCGGATATGTGGCGCCGAACGGCATCGATCTCATATGCATCCCTGCCTTTTCCAAGATATCCATTGACGATGAAGAGAGGACGGCCATCAGGTTCCAGCTCGAATCGCGGTAG
- the hisS gene encoding histidine--tRNA ligase, whose amino-acid sequence MSEITAPKGVRDILPDESWKWDYVFGVLRKTAADFGFSEVHLPIFEHTELFSRGIGDTTDVVEKEMYTFTDKGGRSITLRPEATASMVRSYLEHRMGTLPQPVKLWCAGPMFRYERPQKGRYRQFWQVDFESLGSASPYADAEIIALSLEAFRRLGLSRLEVVINSVGCPACRPDYRQRLTEYFASREGDLCETCRDRMGRNPLRILDCKKESCRGVTEGAPSVYESLCSECREHFDAVRSSLDGLGAVYSMDKRLVRGLDYYTKTAYEVLSGALGSQNAVCGGGRYDNLAEAIGGPPVPGVGFAAGVDRILMVMEQEGCSFGEEPRLDVFGIALDSRSRAGILSVVNLLRKKGISADMDFNDRSMKAQMKTASARNARLVCIIGEDELARGTVAIKNLATGEQKEIAGECLAEAVQETLSTLKG is encoded by the coding sequence ATGTCGGAAATCACTGCTCCCAAGGGAGTCCGGGATATTCTTCCCGATGAATCGTGGAAATGGGATTACGTCTTCGGAGTTCTCCGAAAGACTGCGGCGGATTTCGGTTTTTCCGAGGTTCACCTGCCCATTTTCGAACATACCGAGCTTTTTTCAAGGGGTATCGGCGACACCACGGACGTGGTGGAAAAAGAGATGTACACCTTCACCGACAAGGGAGGGCGGAGCATCACCCTTCGTCCCGAGGCGACGGCATCCATGGTCCGCTCCTATCTTGAACACAGGATGGGAACCCTTCCCCAGCCGGTTAAGTTGTGGTGCGCGGGTCCCATGTTCAGATACGAACGCCCCCAGAAGGGCCGTTACAGGCAGTTCTGGCAGGTCGATTTCGAGAGCCTCGGCTCAGCCTCCCCCTATGCCGATGCAGAGATCATCGCCCTGTCCCTGGAGGCTTTCAGACGGCTGGGCCTGTCCCGGCTCGAAGTGGTCATCAATTCCGTGGGATGCCCTGCCTGCCGGCCTGATTACAGGCAGCGCCTGACGGAGTATTTCGCGTCCAGGGAAGGAGATCTGTGTGAAACCTGCCGCGACAGGATGGGCAGGAACCCTCTGAGGATTCTTGACTGCAAGAAGGAGTCCTGCAGGGGAGTCACAGAGGGCGCTCCTTCTGTATATGAAAGCCTCTGCTCCGAGTGCAGGGAGCATTTCGACGCCGTCAGATCCTCCCTCGACGGGCTGGGGGCGGTCTACAGCATGGACAAGCGCCTTGTCAGGGGGCTTGACTACTATACAAAAACAGCCTATGAAGTGCTCTCCGGAGCCCTGGGATCCCAGAACGCCGTGTGCGGCGGAGGGCGGTACGACAATCTCGCAGAAGCCATCGGGGGTCCCCCTGTCCCCGGCGTAGGATTTGCCGCCGGAGTGGACCGTATCCTCATGGTCATGGAGCAGGAGGGCTGTTCCTTCGGGGAAGAACCCCGCCTCGACGTGTTCGGCATCGCCCTGGATTCCCGCTCGCGGGCCGGAATTCTTTCCGTTGTGAATTTGCTCAGGAAAAAGGGCATATCGGCGGACATGGATTTCAACGACAGAAGCATGAAAGCTCAGATGAAGACGGCTTCGGCAAGAAACGCGCGGCTTGTCTGCATCATCGGCGAGGATGAACTTGCCCGGGGGACGGTGGCGATCAAGAACCTTGCCACGGGCGAACAAAAGGAAATCGCCGGAGAATGTTTGGCGGAAGCGGTACAGGAAACGCTCTCTACCCTGAAAGGGTAA
- the aspS gene encoding aspartate--tRNA ligase, which yields MEGTHRHYDGNWQRTFYCGMVSGRAGEEIPAAVNGWVRRRRDLGGLIFIELWDHTGVVQVVFNPELTPEVHERAGDLRSEFVIAVRGRIRLRPEGTANPSMRTGDWEIVAEDFLLLSPAAPLPFEISEATDRVDENLRLRHRYLDLRRDRMQRNLRIRHRISMFTRNFLSGEGFLEIETPMLTLSTPEGARDYLVPSRVNPGTFYALPQSPQIFKQILMISGFDRYFQIVKCFRDEDLRADRQPEFTQVDIEMSYLTEENIFSLMEVYMKGLFKEILGVDIPVPFRRMPYWEAIDRFGSDKPDLRIPFEIADLSSVFAGAGFEPFRETLAGGGYVRGLPLPGGAALSRKNLSDVEEKAKKLGAGGLSAFQLKEGVLKGPLVKFLDEEQQALLVKVSGLQEGDALFVLAGSDRREVSEILGSLRLDLARERGLVLSDRWEFLWVVEFPLFEKDEEAGRWAAVHHPFTSPMAEDIALLDTDPGMVRSRAYDCVLNGNEVGGGSIRIHDPAVQEKVFSCLSFTREDARARFGFFLDALASGTPPHGGIALGLDRLTMLLCGASSIRDVMAFPKTQKAQCLMSGAPSPVSQDQLDELRICSVPEERK from the coding sequence ATGGAAGGCACACATCGTCATTATGACGGCAACTGGCAGCGCACCTTTTATTGCGGCATGGTCTCCGGCAGGGCGGGAGAAGAGATTCCGGCGGCAGTGAACGGGTGGGTCCGCAGGAGGCGGGATCTCGGAGGCCTCATATTTATCGAGTTATGGGACCACACCGGGGTCGTCCAGGTAGTCTTCAATCCCGAGCTGACCCCTGAAGTCCACGAGCGGGCGGGAGACCTCCGCAGCGAATTTGTGATTGCCGTCCGGGGAAGAATCCGTCTCCGGCCCGAAGGAACGGCCAATCCCTCCATGAGGACGGGGGACTGGGAGATCGTGGCGGAGGACTTCCTTCTTCTGTCGCCCGCCGCCCCTCTTCCCTTTGAAATTTCCGAGGCCACCGACCGGGTCGACGAGAATCTCAGACTGCGCCACAGGTACCTTGATCTCCGCAGGGACAGGATGCAGCGCAACCTCAGGATCCGGCACAGGATCTCCATGTTCACGAGGAACTTTCTCTCCGGAGAGGGTTTCCTCGAAATCGAGACGCCTATGCTGACCCTCTCCACCCCTGAAGGGGCCAGGGACTATCTTGTTCCGAGCCGGGTGAATCCGGGGACCTTCTACGCGTTGCCCCAATCGCCCCAAATCTTCAAGCAGATACTTATGATCAGCGGGTTCGACCGCTACTTCCAGATAGTGAAATGCTTCCGGGACGAAGACCTGCGCGCCGACAGGCAGCCCGAGTTCACCCAGGTGGACATAGAAATGAGCTACCTCACGGAGGAAAACATCTTTTCCCTTATGGAAGTCTACATGAAGGGGCTCTTCAAGGAAATCCTCGGCGTGGACATCCCCGTACCCTTCCGCAGAATGCCCTACTGGGAGGCCATAGACCGCTTCGGAAGCGACAAACCCGACCTCAGGATCCCCTTTGAAATTGCCGACCTGTCCTCTGTCTTTGCCGGGGCGGGTTTCGAGCCTTTCAGGGAGACTCTTGCGGGCGGAGGATACGTCAGGGGGCTTCCTCTCCCAGGCGGTGCCGCCCTTTCGAGAAAGAACCTTTCCGATGTGGAGGAGAAGGCGAAAAAACTCGGAGCCGGAGGGCTTTCGGCGTTCCAGCTGAAAGAAGGTGTTCTCAAGGGACCCCTTGTGAAGTTCCTTGACGAAGAGCAACAGGCTCTCCTGGTAAAAGTATCGGGACTTCAGGAGGGGGACGCTCTCTTCGTCCTTGCCGGCAGCGACAGAAGGGAAGTCTCCGAGATTCTCGGCTCTCTTCGTCTGGACCTGGCCAGGGAACGCGGACTTGTTCTTTCTGACCGGTGGGAGTTTCTCTGGGTCGTGGAATTTCCCCTCTTCGAGAAAGACGAAGAGGCCGGACGGTGGGCGGCGGTGCATCACCCCTTCACGTCTCCCATGGCTGAGGACATCGCTCTCTTGGATACGGACCCGGGCATGGTCAGGTCCAGGGCCTACGACTGCGTGCTGAACGGGAACGAAGTGGGCGGCGGTTCCATCAGGATTCATGACCCTGCGGTCCAGGAAAAGGTCTTTTCCTGCCTTTCCTTCACCAGGGAAGACGCCCGGGCCCGGTTCGGCTTCTTTCTTGACGCTCTCGCTTCCGGCACGCCGCCCCACGGGGGGATTGCCCTCGGCCTGGACAGGCTGACCATGCTTCTCTGCGGTGCGTCCTCCATACGGGACGTCATGGCCTTCCCCAAGACCCAGAAAGCCCAGTGCCTCATGTCCGGGGCCCCTTCGCCGGTCTCGCAGGATCAGCTCGATGAACTCCGGATCTGTTCCGTGCCGGAAGAGAGAAAATAA
- a CDS encoding metal-dependent hydrolase, with amino-acid sequence MVRIRYLGHAAFELKGEGATILVDPFLSGNPSAAAAPGDFESVDFIFVTHGHDDHLGDTVEIASRTGATVAANFEICHYLGGKGLKCHPMHIGGAFTFPFGRVKMTPALHGSDITEGDHLIPGGNPCGFLFDIGGVKIYHAGDTGLTMDMQLLAMEGVKAALLPIGGNFVMDVKDAVRAVGFIHPEIAVPIHYDTFPVIQADPGEFARLVGSAAKVVVMKAGECLELA; translated from the coding sequence ATGGTTCGAATTCGATACCTCGGGCACGCGGCATTCGAACTGAAGGGAGAGGGGGCGACCATACTGGTGGATCCTTTTCTGAGCGGCAACCCGTCCGCAGCGGCAGCCCCCGGTGATTTCGAGTCGGTGGATTTTATTTTCGTTACCCACGGTCACGACGACCATCTGGGCGATACCGTTGAGATAGCCTCCCGCACGGGAGCCACCGTTGCAGCCAACTTCGAGATCTGCCACTACCTGGGCGGAAAGGGGCTGAAATGCCATCCCATGCACATCGGAGGAGCTTTTACCTTTCCTTTCGGCAGGGTGAAGATGACGCCGGCCCTTCACGGTTCGGACATAACGGAAGGGGACCATCTCATACCTGGAGGCAATCCCTGCGGGTTTCTTTTCGACATTGGGGGAGTGAAGATCTACCACGCCGGAGATACGGGACTGACCATGGACATGCAGCTTCTCGCCATGGAAGGGGTGAAGGCGGCCCTGCTGCCCATAGGGGGAAACTTCGTCATGGACGTGAAGGATGCGGTCCGGGCCGTTGGGTTCATCCATCCCGAAATAGCCGTTCCCATCCACTATGACACGTTCCCCGTGATACAGGCTGATCCCGGAGAATTCGCCCGCCTGGTGGGGAGCGCGGCAAAGGTGGTTGTCATGAAAGCGGGAGAGTGCCTGGAACTGGCGTGA
- a CDS encoding MurR/RpiR family transcriptional regulator: MDSAELQAMLREKMEQMPNKARRVVEYLLSNTREAAFLSIGEVAEKLDVSKAQLVRVSRMVGFSGYADLKDALQNSVLEHVNPTALLSKIMKNRQDLPEEILRMEHANLDDTWNQLKPQNIVKFCEMVRQANMVYCMGWGISSLVAEALYTRLMEMGIRSSLMKRGSVALIEQARTVTKGDIVVVCELPSYVIEVTESIERISSNGAKVITITDSPAAPVCQLSDLSFFASETSPTFGSSIVGPVFLIHILTSVLCVNLGEKVRAALHDQEMGLHDERIYYPAYGLRY; encoded by the coding sequence ATGGATAGTGCAGAGCTTCAAGCCATGCTGCGTGAAAAGATGGAGCAAATGCCGAACAAGGCCCGGCGCGTTGTGGAATATCTTCTCTCCAACACCAGGGAAGCGGCATTTCTTTCCATTGGCGAGGTGGCTGAAAAGCTGGATGTTTCAAAGGCCCAGCTCGTTCGCGTCTCCAGGATGGTCGGCTTTAGCGGGTACGCCGATTTGAAGGACGCTCTGCAGAATTCAGTCCTTGAACACGTCAACCCCACCGCTCTTCTCAGCAAGATTATGAAAAACCGCCAGGATCTCCCCGAAGAAATCCTCCGCATGGAACACGCGAATCTCGACGACACCTGGAACCAGCTCAAGCCCCAGAACATCGTGAAGTTTTGTGAAATGGTCCGGCAGGCCAACATGGTCTACTGCATGGGCTGGGGAATTTCCTCCCTGGTTGCCGAAGCCCTGTATACCCGTCTCATGGAGATGGGCATCCGGAGTTCGCTGATGAAAAGGGGGTCAGTGGCCCTGATCGAGCAGGCGAGGACGGTGACGAAGGGTGATATCGTGGTGGTATGCGAACTGCCGAGCTACGTCATCGAGGTGACGGAATCCATAGAGAGGATCTCCTCCAACGGCGCGAAGGTCATCACCATCACGGACAGCCCGGCAGCTCCGGTCTGCCAGCTTTCCGACCTCTCCTTTTTCGCCAGCGAGACAAGCCCCACCTTCGGCAGCAGCATCGTGGGCCCCGTTTTCCTTATCCACATTCTCACGTCGGTCCTCTGCGTGAATCTCGGCGAGAAGGTGCGCGCCGCACTGCATGACCAGGAAATGGGACTTCACGACGAAAGAATCTATTACCCGGCATACGGTCTGCGATACTGA